The genomic stretch CTTTAATGATGAATCTTCCAGACTAGTCTGCAATTTGATACAAAAAGTTCAGAATCCAGGAAGAATATTCTTTACACAGGTAGTGAAGTACTTGACTCAAGTAACAACAGAAGAGATACACGAAACACTCAACCCTCACACATTATAGAATAGAAGGATATTCGAATTACTTTAAGAATGATGAAAATCTAACATAAGCATCGACTACAAGATTTTGATTTCTATATCTCATGGCTGATCAATTActattgagaaaaataattcaagaaaTCTATCACGACTGAAAAAAATAGCATGAACTACTTCAACAAAGGCAGTATCAGGTGTAGAAAAACTTCCTATAACCCTAAGTTTCGAGAGCTATGAGCACACTGAACTGTCTATAAATCTAAGGGCAAAGTCAACATGAAACCAGACCGATCATACTATTTATAATCTAAATTCCAATAAAATCGTTCTTCTTAAACTGAAACCAATTCAGCTTCACCCACATCGCGGCCAATCATATAtcatttctaatttttctttctcttatcttTCCTGTAAACATCTAACTGTTActcaataatcataaattaaaaactatatatcaatACTTTTGAACCTGCTCACAAACTTctaactctttttcttttcttcgaGAGATTGATAAAAAAACACGAGTAAACAGAGAATAACAGCTACTAAAGTTAAGTGCCAATCaaaatttacaagaatttttaCTAACATGTAACTCAGTATCTTCAACACTTCAATGAAGTATTAAAGCTAACAACACTAATTCACAAAATCAATTACAGATTCTGATAATCAAAACTAATCATTCCGATCCAAATCCCCTACCTGCAGTCGATCAGACTCCTTTTCTTCGGTCATATCCAACAACGTCCCCATATCGATTGACAATTCTTCACTCAACTCATTGTCAAAGTGATCATCAATCATCATGCTGCTCCCCACCATCAAcatcacaaaattaaaaattaaaatataaaaaaagaagcTCTAATTACTCCAAAACAATTCCTCCTTCCAGATTCTTAAACCCTGTTTGTCCAGAATCATCTAACAGCCGGATCCAAACAGTCCGAATAACATCCTgaaacaaattcaaagaatcTGAAGAAGGATAGTTCCTTAAGAGATGCGGACTTTTTCTTGCTGCAACCGTTGCGCACGTTTAGACAGGGATCTTATTCTATAAGTTAAAGATTAAAACAAACCGGGAGGAAAAGTCTACAGTAGGAGgattttcttgtgtttttttttttcaggaaaTATTTCCacgtgaatatttaaataaataaaaattcataaaattctaaactatataattaataataataataataataataaaattttgtctacattgtttgaattgatgatgattttaaattttataattttaaattaataataaaataaatatcatatatatatatatatatataattatttgtacgCTGAAAAAACACGTACACGCTTAATGAAAATGTGAAGCCTGGGCGCCGAAGCGTTCCGAGACCGCTCCTCGGTTTAGTCACGCTAGTGGTTAGATGcctcatttttgtttttcttatgcGCGAAATTTCCAGGGCGGCTGAAAAGAAGGGAAGGTGGTTGAAAACCGTAGCTACATATGACGTCGTTGACAATGTAAAGATTTAAGAACATTAATGAATGTGAATGGACTCGATAAAATTTGAAGAGTTTCCGTGAAACGTGTTGGATaccaaatcaaacaaatattaagaTAAGAGTTAGATCCCTTTTAACCATAAAAAAGGGGATTTCCAActtctttaaattatttctttatcaAAAGTAACTTAAATTATTTCTCTATCTTCTAAATCAATAACGCTTCTCGATGATATATCATCCAGATCGATGATACTTCATCCAGATGACAGACAACATTTTATTGTCTAAACGTTATTCTTCTATGATTTCGattatcaataattaatcatatttatttgacagaaaaattttcaaaccataagaaaatgttaaatttttaaaatttaattctaaagaaaaaattattagtttttgagaaaaaataatataattttttagtgttttagggtttaatataaaataacgattttatctttatatttaaaaaataataataataataaataaattttaaataaatttttaaattcccATAATGTCTTTTTGAATTTACagtaaaacttgggttggacaAGTCCTTTGCCCTTTCCGAGACGGCTCCTCGGTTTAGTCATGTTAGTGGATAGATgcctaattttgtttttgttatgcGCGAAATTTCCAGGCGGCTGAAAAGAAGGGAAGGTGGTTAAAAGCTATAGCTACATACGACGTCGTTGACAATGCAAAGATTTAAGAGCGTTAAATGAACGTGAGTGGGCTTCATATAATTTGAAGAGTTTGCGTGAAACAAGTGTtggaaaacaaatcaaacaaatacaaaGGGAAGAGTTAGATCCCTTCAAACCATAAATAAGGGAATTTCCAActtcattaaatttatttctttataaaaattagtttaaatcatttttcaataaaattgatttgtattagATAACgatagtattattttaaaaacacaatacgtaacaatataatttattatatatcttaaatacgtaaaacattttgaaaattataaaattttgattttataaatggtaaaaaaaaaaagtttaaaactaatattgttttattgttaaaataaagtttCTCTTATGaatggaaaaattaaataattaatttgaattagttgaattaatttgtattttaaattgtAGTTATCTATCTCTATGTATCAAATTATGCAAACATGTAATCTCTTCAACCACCTCATTGATTAAAAAGTGTTATTATCTTCGACAATGTAACCACTAATGGAGAACTGTGACACTAACACAATGGTAAAAATTGGAATAGGTAAAATATTTTCGAATTATTTGAGTTATAACAGGGTATCGACTTCAATTTTGATTTCACCATTAAAGCATATTCATCTCTAGTCTCTTCTTCTTATTCATGTATAATAGGTCCATTTGAGATTAAGTGTTATAGTTGTCGCACGTGTTAGAGCTTATGCATCCAATTTCACTACTTAATtgttaatttcataaatatccaaatacttaattatgtttaatttatacCTTTATCAATCTCTTATTAGTCTTTTGTGTTGCGTGTCACTCTACTATACTTGTTATGATACAAAGAAGccattaatttgttattaaaatttcttaaataagaaCTATAGTCACATCTAAAATTGTAACCTATTAAAGTCATTATAACTCTAAATACGAATAATCTAAAATTGGGATttaaaacaaaacttaatcCATAAAAGAATGGAAAATCTAATCCATATTTATGGGATTTTTCTTtcatatctaaaattattttatataaatcttcACCGTCTTAGTACCCATCAaacattttacaaatttaaagtaaaatagGTAACACTAAATTAATCGtaagataataaattctatttaaaagatttgtggagctacaaaaaatttttaaaattacataaaatattttacaaactCTCAGTAATTGTGAGAACGATTATTATATTCATAGTTTAATTACtcaattgattttattgtaaaaacgaatttaatttaaatataatttctcctaataaaaataattagcaattaaaaatgaatagatCCCTAGGTAGAAGAGACAAACCAGATAcatgttttgttttataaagaCTATGAAATGAGTCGGCAAATGTCAATTCAAGACATGGAAACGTATAGTATATTGtttcattttacaaaaaataaaaattttaattttacaaaaaatatataaaaattatgtttcatcccgttaaatttttattaatttactaataaataGGAGTGGGTGTTTTTTGTTAACTCagtgaaaattttatcaaactaaGTGGATAAatagccctttttttttttttttttttatcaatccCAACAAAAAGCTTATACTGCATTCAGTCGGGCCATAGTCGGACAAATATGGGTCAAATCGATCCGAATCATTTTCCCACATCGAAAACCCGAATACTGAGACCGAATGATTGATGATCATCATCAAATTTCATCGTCATTGCGGACAAGCAAAAGAAAAACGTGGCAAAGGCTCCAACCAAACCCACcccaaaacaatatttttttaagaaaagaaaagaagagaaacgGTGGCTCCTAGTCACCGGAGTAAatcaataaaatctttaaaaaaacgAAGACAAAAACCATCTTCTGGTACTTTCTTTTCCTCAAACTTTTCGTAACAACAGGGTTTTCTCATTATTCCTTctgattacttttttttttttccatatagaTTTGAGCTTTGAGAATCAGAAATTAATGGGAATGAAGGTTTTATTGCACTGATGTCACTGTTCTTGTCTGTGATTCGTCAGCTTGCGGAAATCGAGGCaatggtaatttatttttttttttcaatactgagttttgataattattatatgtttgattttgtctGTGATGCGTTTGAGTTTATTGGTAGTAATTGTATTTGTGTTGAGTTTTTATGTTTAGTGTATTGGGTATTGTGTTGGGTTGCTGGAAGTTGCAAACCCTAGATAAGTAACTGTAATGAGATCAGTTTGGATTATCACTTTGTTTATCTGTTACTCATTTTAAAGATATTCAGAAATGGTGATGATTAGTTGTTTTCTTTTGACTTTTTCTCTGAGAAACCAAATGGGTTCACCCTTGGAAATGCAAAATGCAAGCTGTTTTGTTACTCTTTTTCGATGAACTTGTTCTTTCATTTGATTGATTTGgacaaatttatttgaaatataagAAGGACTTAATAGGAAAGTTTTAGTGTTATGGAATGGCAAGGTGGCTAAGTTCAGATCTATTTGTGTGCAGGCATCGTCAAAGAAGGTGATTACACGGGAGGAATGGGAGAAGAAGCTCAATGACATAAAGATTAGGAAAGAAGATATGAATAAGTTAGTGATGAATTTTCTTGTCACAGAAGGTTATGTTGATGCTGCTGAGAAATTTCGGATGGAATCTGGAACTGAACGTATCTGtactctttttttgtttttttcccatGATGGGATGTTATTATTACTGGTATCTTATGTTGCTTCCTTTGTAGAATTGTAGCTTAAATGATAGGTGTGAACAATTTGGTTTTTCTTATTGAGAAATAGCAGACATAGATCTTGCAACCATAACAGATCGGATGGCCGTTAAAAAGGCCGTGCAGTGTGGTAATGTCGAGGATGCTATTGAGAAAGTTAATGATTTAAATCCTGAGGTATGATGTTCAAACAATCTTTATGAGTAGTCTTTTTGTGCAACTGAATGACTAGGATAGTTCCCACAGCATATTTTGGGTGAATTCTGTGTTTGATGTTGTTCCTTGTTTGGCTAAACATTACTCATCTATAAGCTTCTTTCAAACAATGGCCTGTATAAATTGCATATATAGTCTTGGTTGTTGTTAGATTTTTAGCTGTTTGTAGATATGTTCAACCAAAACAATACATTAgggtttgaaatttgaataaccATGTGTATGCACCTACCTATATGATAATATTCCAGACTCCATGTGTGTTAATTTTTAGCTTTGTCTCCACTTTGCCATGATAGAACTTTCTGTTGGTCAATATGATTATTAAATCAACTTATAATTGTGTCATATTGTTACTTTACATATTGGcttcaaattttacattataGTTTTGATTCGCATTGGAACTAATGTATGAATGAATGCAAAGAGTGAACTGTAAGATGAACCTTGTTTTAATATGCGGTGTCTTTTGTCCTGGTTATCATTTTTTCatgatattgaatttttcattttcattcgtTTTCAAAATTCTGTATGCAGATATTGGATACAAATCCACAATTGTTTTTCCATCTTCAACAGCAGAGGTTAATAGAATTGATACGGAATGGAAAGGTGGAAGAGGCTCTGGAGTTTGCTCAGGAGGAGCTCGCACCAAGGGGAGAAGAAAATGTAATCCTCAGTATACTATACTTTGTTGTGCCTTCTAGTTATCATTGACAGTATTTCAGGTTTTATTTTGCTCTCTTAATGAATGAACTTTCTTGATTACCATAATTTTTCACTTCACAGTTGTGTCTTTTTCTATTATTGGTGCTGATACCTGGTTCTAAGAAAATTAGAGTTTTCTGCAGCAAAGCTTTTTAGAAGAGTTGGAGAGGACTGTTGCATTATTGGCTTTTGAAGATGTCTCCAACTGCCCTGTTGGAGACCTTCTGGATATGTCACAGCGCCTGAAGACAGCAAGCGAGGTTAATGCAGCCATCCTCACAAGCCAGAGTCATGAAAAAGGTTAGTCAGTTTTCCGCCATTGTTATCTGAcgttttttgaattattattttctatatgaaaatttgtgtttaaagtTGATGTGATAGAAATTTTCTCCAGCATTTGGTGTGAGGGTGGTGTGACTTGTCAATCTGACAGTTTTTATAACTGTGCATTCCTTTGGACATGTATATTACTCATTAGTGCTACTAGTCTTCACTCATCAGTGATGCTATAAAACTGTTACAAAagattttctctgaaaattttGGCTGCGGCTTGTAGCTATCAAATATGGTCAGATGTATTTTAGTCTGAAACACCTATTTTCTGGTTTTTTAATGGATGATTGTATGGAATATTTACTAAATTGGGCATGAACTTTGGACAATGTAAAATAGGTTATCCACCACTTAAGAAGATGACTTTCACAATTGATTTATGCCATTAGATATGATAACTTTATGTAACTGAAAGGATGAGACAGAAAAATGAGCAACTAAGTTGTTAAATTAATGGGCTCTGTTATATTTTGACTGTACAGATCCAAAACTTCCAAGCTTGTTAAAGATGCTAGTCTGGGCTCAAAATCAACTGGATGAGAAAGCTGCTTACCCTCGCATAAACAATTTATCTACGGCAACGCTAGAAGATCCTGCTGTTTGAAAGCCATAGAAGTTCATGTGAAGGATTGCAGGTGTCCAGTTTGAACAGATTGAGCTAAATGATCATGCTTGTACCAAAATTGCAAAGTGAATGTAGCTAGAAATTTGTTGGATGATGTTCATTATCTTCTTAGATGACATCAAGTAGCTTAAGCTCTTGTACAATTTGCTGTcaatacctttttcttttttaagattgTGGGATTTTATCATCAACTTGAAGCAAAATTAGCTCAACTTGGAGCTATTGGTTATGGCGATGGAACATTCCAATAGTTTATGGTgcaaataatcataaaattgatGAATGGTTATAACGTGAGTGAATTTTCTTATATTGATTGAACTCACTGAATCTAAGTATATGGATGAATTTGGTACGGTAGAAATGAAGGAGACAGAAGCAAAGATTAAATTGAACGTCAAAGCAAGTAAATCATCAGCTTGAACAATTTCAATAAACTTCATTCCTTAATGGAATTGAAATGATACCGAGAAGAAACCCTTAAATGGGTGCAACTGACCAAACATAATCTACTTTCACAAACACAATACATTACTGAGATTCCACCCAAAGAACACAAACCCACAAGAGTTTCTTGCTTTCTACTGTAACAATCTTGAACCTTGGGTTGTTTGGCAACATTTGCTTGCTAAACCCAGATGGCAACTGCCATCATCAAAATTCAATGCATAACTGGAGGGGTCATACTGGAACTTGGAGGGCTGTTTGGCCCCATTCTTCACAGCTTTCTTCACTGCTGCTCTAACTCTCCAAAACAGATTCCTGCATTGCTTTCTACTGTAACAATTTACCCACTCCAAGCTTCCTACCAAGCCCAAGTTGGAAAATGTTGTGGAGATAAAAACAAGGAAGAAAGCTGTCTACTTTTAGACTGGATAGAATAGGGATGACCAGAAAGTAGAGACCTAAAGATAGTGCAAATGTTTCTAGTCTTTCAAAAGAAGCTGAGTGGCAGCGTCGGTTGGTTTGGCAGTGATGTTACTTTTCTTGGAAATCACATTGGGATATTAAATTCCATCATTCCTTAAAGAGATCAGACAAAGAGAGTTAAAAAAATGGATGGATGCTGTGGGAAGAGAGCCCCCTCATGGTCAgataaaatttatacataaatatttattatataattaaatattatatttttaattatttaattatataataatacattactatttatatataaaattatatataaaaattatacatataatactatttatttttatttttaagattgtagtaaaattttcaaagttaagcattaatatatattttatactttttttttttttaagccaaaCATTTTCCATCCAAACTTTGATCaaaccattttcatttttttaagttaaaaaaattattttctcacctaaatattaaatttattaataaattcaattaattttttataaaattagtgaaaaacaaaatatcttTTGTCTTTACTAAGGTTAAATAACATTTgtactcaaaattatataatttttatacataaattaaccCTAAAATTTGTGAAGTTTTTGTGAAAAGTGAAACCTTAACTGTTATAAACTTCataactataaaatttaaaataaaaattgttgaagGGACTAGAATCTTTTTTTCATCAGTTGATAATTGATtatctgtaattttttatttaattgagaAACTCTATTTAAGtcagataatcttttaatataaatttgattatattatataagtaaaaatttgaatttgataactaatttcataattgttagattaaataaattataaatttaattttaaaatattattaaaataaatttaaaccattatttttttatatttagaattCTCTCTTCGGCTACTCCAGTTTTCTGTAGGGCGAAAACCCAATTTCTTTTTGCAGTGATGGAAGAGACATgagcattttcttttcttggcaGTCGGGTAAAGGAGGTGGCACTCGACAATCTTACCCTGTGGAATTCAGAAATTAGAATTTTTGACAACGTGGCAGCTTCATTGGCAACAGTAAGTCGCCTTCCTGAGAGCTACGTCGGATTGTATGATTCTAAGAAAGGATAATAATGGCTATCTCTGGTATTTTTTGTCAGCAAAAGAAGACAGTGCCATGATGGTTACTTCAGACATGAGAAGAAGTGAGTCCCACCCATGGTACGTTGTGCTTTATTCATTACTCCTTCCCATTTCATCTAAATTTCCTTTGACTCGTAATGTACAC from Mangifera indica cultivar Alphonso chromosome 6, CATAS_Mindica_2.1, whole genome shotgun sequence encodes the following:
- the LOC123218160 gene encoding protein GID8 homolog isoform X2; the encoded protein is MSLFLSVIRQLAEIEAMASSKKVITREEWEKKLNDIKIRKEDMNKLVMNFLVTEGYVDAAEKFRMESGTEHIDLATITDRMAVKKAVQCGNVEDAIEKVNDLNPEILDTNPQLFFHLQQQRLIELIRNGKVEEALEFAQEELAPRGEENQSFLEELERTVALLAFEDVSNCPVGDLLDMSQRLKTASEVNAAILTSQSHEKDPKLPSLLKMLVWAQNQLDEKAAYPRINNLSTATLEDPAV
- the LOC123218160 gene encoding protein GID8 homolog isoform X1, with translation MSLFLSVIRQLAEIEAMASSKKVITREEWEKKLNDIKIRKEDMNKLVMNFLVTEGYVDAAEKFRMESGTEPDIDLATITDRMAVKKAVQCGNVEDAIEKVNDLNPEILDTNPQLFFHLQQQRLIELIRNGKVEEALEFAQEELAPRGEENQSFLEELERTVALLAFEDVSNCPVGDLLDMSQRLKTASEVNAAILTSQSHEKDPKLPSLLKMLVWAQNQLDEKAAYPRINNLSTATLEDPAV